In Desulfovibrio sp. Fe33, the DNA window GGATGGCCACGTTCAGGAGGGTCTCCTTGTGCAGCCGCTCGCGAATCTTGTTGGTCTGGACGAGCTTGCCCTCCTGGCCTGCCAGGGGAGAAGTGTTGATGCCGAAGCGCATGGCCACGGTGGGCTCGTCGACGGTGATGCGGGGCAGGGCCTTGGGGTCTTCCTTGGTGCAGATGGTGTCGCCGATATGCACGTCCTCGATGCCCGCCACAACGACGATGTCGCCGGGTTCGCAGGTCTCGGTGGGGACGACCTGGAGACCATCGTAGGTCTGGAGCTTGGTCACCTTGAGCGGAACGGTGCGGCCGCCGTCGGCGATGCAGAGGAGCTGGTCGTTGGACTTGGCCTGGCCGTGATGGACCTTGCCGATGGCCAGGCGTCCCAGATAGTCGGAGTAGGACAGATCGGAGACGAGCATCTGGAAGGGTTCATTGGGGTCGTGCCGAGGACCGGGCACGTGATCCACGATCATGTCGAGGAGGATGTGCAGGTTCTCGCCGCGTTCGTCCGGAGACGTCATGGCGATGCCGTCGCGGCCGATGGCGTAGAGCAGGGGGAAGTCGAGCTGCTCCTCGCTGGCGTCGAGGTCGATGAACAGATCGTAAATTTCGTTGAGGACTTCGTCCGGACGCGCGTCCTGGCGGTCGACCTTGTTGATGACAACCATCAGGGTGAGTTTCTGTTCCAGGGCCTTTTTGAGCACGAAGCGGGTCTGGGGCAGCGGGCCTTCCGAAGCGTCGACCAGGAGGATGGCACCGTCGGCCATGGACAGGGAGCGTTCCACCTCACCGCCGAAGTCGGCGTGGCCGGGGGTGTCGATGATGTTGATCTTGGTGTTTTTCCAGGAGACGGAGCAGTTCTTGGCGGCGATGGTGATGCCGCGTTCCCGCTCCAGGTCCATGGAGTCCATGATGCGGTCGTTGACGTCCTGGCCCTCGCGGAAGAGCCCGGATTGCTTGAACATGGCGTCCACCAGCGTGGTCTTGCCGTGATCGACGTGGGCTATGATGGCGATATTGCGAAGTCCGTTGTTGTTTATTTTGTTGCTCATGGTCTCTCCAATAATATGTAATAGGCGCAAATGCGCAGGGAAGCGGTTAACCGAAAGCTGTTCGGCTGGCAAGTGGAGATTTGGCGTCGGTCCGAGAAAGTCTGTTGAAATCCGGCCTAGTTTGTATAGAGTAAGTCGCAAGCATCGTTCAGCTTGTGCCGCAGGATTTCCCTCCGGCGAAGAATTGGGACGGCTTTTTTTTGCTTTGGTTGCCGCTGTCAGCATGAGCTTTGCGGCCATTCCGGCCCGCCGTGCGCCCTTCGGGTGTTATTCCGGCGGGAAGGGGACCGTCATGCAAACCGGCCCTGACGCGGGGCGACGGCCCGCGCGACGTCATCAATAACGGAGATTCCTCATGACCCAATTGCGACTGGAACACGACAGCCTCGGCGAAGTGGCCGTTCCGGCGGACGCCTATTACGGCGTCCAGACCCGGCGGGCGCTGGACAACTTCCATATCTCCGGGATTCCCATGTCCCATTACCCCCGCCTCATCAACGCCCTGGCCTACGTCAAGATGGCCGCTGCCGAGGCGAACGCTTCTCTGGGGCTTCTGGACGAGGACAAGAGCCGGGCCATCGCCCGGGCCTGCGAGGAGATCCTGGACGGCAGGCTGCACGAACAGTTCGTGGTGGACGTGGTGCAGGGCGGGGCCGGAACCTCGGCCAACATGAACGCCAACGAGGTCGTCTGCAACCGCGCTTTGGAGATCCTGGGACACGCCAAGGGCGAATATGAGCACCTCCATCCGCTGAACCATGTGAACATGTCCCAGTCCACCAACGACGTATATCCGTCGGCCCTGAACATCGCCCTGATTCTGGACATCCGCGAGTTGATCGAGGCCATGGACTACCTGCGCAAGGCGTTCAAACGCAAGGGCGGGGAGTTCGCGGACGTCCTCAAGATGGGCCGTACCCAGCTCCAGGACGCCGTGCCCATGACCCTGGGGCAGGAGTTTTCGGCCTGGTCGGTCATGATCGGCGAGGACATGCAGCGGATGGACGAGGCCCAGGCCCTGGTCCACGAGATCAATATGGGGGCCACGGCCATCGGCACCGGGCTCAACTCCCATCCGGACTATGCCCGCACGGTCACGGAAAAGCTCGTCCAGCACACCACGCTGCAACTTGTTTCCTCCCCCGATCTGGTGGAGGCGACCCAGGACACCGGCGTTTACGTCCAACTGTCGGGCGTGCTCAAACGCGCCGCCGTAAAGCTGTCCAAGATCTGCAACGACCTGCGCCTGCTCTCCAGCGGTCCGCGCTGCGGCCTGAACGAGATCAACCTGCCGCCCATGCAGCCCGGTTCCTCCATCATGCCGGGCAAGGTCAATCCGGTCATTCCCGAGGTGGTCAACCAGGTGGCCTTTACGGTTATCGGGCACGACATGACCGTGACCATGGCCTGCGAGGCCGGGCAGCTCGAACTCAACGTCATGGAGCCGGTCATAGGCTTTTCCCTGTTCCAGTCCATCAATATGCTCCGCCGCGCCTGCCT includes these proteins:
- the typA gene encoding translational GTPase TypA is translated as MSNKINNNGLRNIAIIAHVDHGKTTLVDAMFKQSGLFREGQDVNDRIMDSMDLERERGITIAAKNCSVSWKNTKINIIDTPGHADFGGEVERSLSMADGAILLVDASEGPLPQTRFVLKKALEQKLTLMVVINKVDRQDARPDEVLNEIYDLFIDLDASEEQLDFPLLYAIGRDGIAMTSPDERGENLHILLDMIVDHVPGPRHDPNEPFQMLVSDLSYSDYLGRLAIGKVHHGQAKSNDQLLCIADGGRTVPLKVTKLQTYDGLQVVPTETCEPGDIVVVAGIEDVHIGDTICTKEDPKALPRITVDEPTVAMRFGINTSPLAGQEGKLVQTNKIRERLHKETLLNVAIQVEDTDGRDAYLVKGRGEFQMAILVEQMRREGFELSVGRPEVIFKYEDGRKLEPIEHLYVDCDENFMGIVTEKIQIRKGRMTNMVNNGTGRVRLEFSVPARSLIGYRDEFLTDTKGTGIMNSYLEGYGEYRGEVTSRFTGSLVADRSGKAVAYGLFNLEPRGRIFVVPGDPVYEGMIIGEHNRENDINVNPAKEKKLTNMRASGKDEAVILTPVKPMTLEYALNFIKDDEEVEVTPLSIRLRKSELSALVRHREEGKKKKVKENG
- the aspA gene encoding aspartate ammonia-lyase, which produces MTQLRLEHDSLGEVAVPADAYYGVQTRRALDNFHISGIPMSHYPRLINALAYVKMAAAEANASLGLLDEDKSRAIARACEEILDGRLHEQFVVDVVQGGAGTSANMNANEVVCNRALEILGHAKGEYEHLHPLNHVNMSQSTNDVYPSALNIALILDIRELIEAMDYLRKAFKRKGGEFADVLKMGRTQLQDAVPMTLGQEFSAWSVMIGEDMQRMDEAQALVHEINMGATAIGTGLNSHPDYARTVTEKLVQHTTLQLVSSPDLVEATQDTGVYVQLSGVLKRAAVKLSKICNDLRLLSSGPRCGLNEINLPPMQPGSSIMPGKVNPVIPEVVNQVAFTVIGHDMTVTMACEAGQLELNVMEPVIGFSLFQSINMLRRACLTLADKCVSGITANRERCREMVEHSIGLVTALNPFIGYEKSAEIAKEAMRTGGSVYEIVLEKGYLSREELDDILKPENMVKPRYVHRS